In the Ictalurus punctatus breed USDA103 chromosome 7, Coco_2.0, whole genome shotgun sequence genome, one interval contains:
- the svep1 gene encoding sushi, von Willebrand factor type A, EGF and pentraxin domain-containing protein 1 isoform X5, which yields MVTSEQVRLSPPACGKRAMRSGAVCRFSCRRGYRLLGNPEVRCLPSGDWSNNIHKVTCADAEPPWIQCPENIVTQTNKHQGSSNVTLSAPVLRDNSGDEVVVQVTPILSPAQPFPIGTEVITYTATDPAGNKANCSFTVTVIDMEPPLIDRCRSPPTIQATDTETPVYWEEPQFSDNSGAQLNISSTHSSGDPFPAGETAVYYTATDPSGNNRTCELIITVQGSTCEQPYVPVNANFSCLKEEKGVNCTLDCKEGYSLTQNAVHSYFCPNNGRWEPPRAPDRPDCSQNRIANNGFKPFEMLFKASHCNDPDLLKSFTGDFTNILGDIVPKICGGDEVNCKLEVMTQGQCLEYNYDYPNGFAIGPGGWSSNGQDYAYFDSGFSPDHQRTRLQQDGVFHHTSQLRGKRHREITGPTRDQKIQIYFNITASIPLPLSRNDSVEVANQKRLLRTLELLTNRLKRTLSKQPLSSFHVSSEMIVADPKSLESRKASLYCRPGSVLKGRMCVQCPVGTYFSVDYAECESCRRGSYQDEEGQTECKLCPDGFSTPYLHSRSLSECRAQCKPGSSSLSGLETCESCPLGQYQPGFGSRKCDPCPPKTSTVNRGAMDQSECGVPCSAGHFSRTGLAPCYPCPRDYYQPEEGRSYCLSCPFYGTTTVTGAKTIQHCSTFGSSFLPKEESVTTAPESPVIRDYQASSQMFHECFLNPCQNQGTCEEVGVGYVCTCLPGFTGAKCESDINECDSAPCQNGGLCRDRVGGFQCQCKSGFVGSLCEVDVNECSSSPCLNEGVCVDDVNRFSCSCTDGFTGPRCELEIDECESRPCQNGGVCKDLEAGYSCSCNQGFTGESCEVNIDECYTAPCLNGGACVDAVNDFRCDCVSGFSGKLCQIDEDECESNPCLNGATCKDEVGSYTCRCPPGFNGTRCETEMSSSFNLEFEVSGIHGYVMMDGTMPALTQITCTFWMRSSDTVNYGTPVSYAVDGGSDNAFLLIDYNGWVLYVNGKEKITDCPAVNDGRWHHIGVTWRNTDGDWRIYIDGSPSDGGKGLSMGSTIPGGGALVLGQDQDQRGEGFNPVESFVGSLSQLNIWNYVLSPQQMRSLANTCPSDLQRGNVFAWPDFLHGITGRVKTSPKSMFCADCPLLQDTVPNLRSSSPAVKPGSQVKFSCNPGYYLVGEPVQKCLNRGAWSHAQPLCERVNCGTPPALVHGLYRGDDFYAGSSVLYQCKPGFYLLGESKMQCGNNGKWSGNLPACLDMDECALGSDCDENASCQNTDGSYTCTCIYPFTGDGRSCTALSCSPPTVPKHGLLEGTNFTYRSKVTFSCEKGYILQGPTEIQCQSDLTWNRVPPSCQPVTCSEPPAVDNADISLNGKVYLSTLTYTCIKGYRLQGQGELQCEASGKWTSPAPFCARVNCGDPPPLKDAVVKGDNFTLGSQVHHICKEGYTLLGSETQECLPSGEWSREFSQCVPRSCGPPPPVDHAHPDTGHKLFGDTAIYFCYDGYTAGNNTKLFCNAKGIWAPPEGHSMPYCIATFCQRPPDLPHAILDSIYKPKYASNTEVSYKCEEGFMLNTTATLKCLMGGEWSPSPMDIGCVPIRCSKPENIERGYVSGTNYNFGAVIAYSCDKGYYIRGEKRRTCMANGEWGGVLPTCQPISCSTPPPLINGYIQDSTMKANYVYNSKVTYTCNSGYRLTGKADRICMANKLWSNIDPPICKLLTCPQPPAILHGYYRGSIFQVGSKVEYVCDEGYELNGHAIWTCLKYGKWDKIKTPHCSPVQCVEPPLEENHLVLRSLDSNSGTVELSCEDGYVLHGAKILRCTPSQEWNDSFPVCKQVSCGPPPEVSFGDPSLASTYFGSVVTYSCMAGFTLQKEASVSCQADGHWSTPHPECIPVECPHPEEISNGIVDVQGLMYLSTALYSCKPGYDLVGNSTVICGQSGLWIGGVPACHPIECPPPKEIPNGFAKFSQLLFSRSVTYTCHRGYSLVGPEILTCLENGTWDKEVPSCQQIYCLPPSPIENGFVEGRDHKFGVTIFYSCFPGFLLVGQSHLTCEERGWSSSVPTCTPADCGLPPHIDFGDYFKIQDPTTELTGDKPVDIPSPADTSFLHGTMVQYSCHAGYEMSGTVALVCQEDGTWNGTAPKCVPAKCDTPRDPEHGSATVTDTVLGRLVEYSCDEGYELYGPTVQQCISGHQWSNEAPQCVPVNCGDPGGIANGEVIGSYFHFKGVIQYECHVGFVLQGLETRTCQMDGKWDSKAPWCKAVSCGRPVVSSDVLIKGDDYTFGKRLLFSCHSGFILHGTHTSVCLANGTWSENAPKCLPANCGRPPIIQNGRVTGTNYGYNGKVKYECNVGYTLAGNPTLICGGDGLWDDPPPRCDIVTCDPPEDISHGFLNGSSFNFEDVVEYVCFPGYETVGSPILRCAADGTWLGKVPECRLCICNTPVLRFGAVLGRDHTCGATVWFRCDEGYTILGPTESVCDKGGLWSPGVPICSRGSCLTPPPAVPNAVVIGGTVVPDGVTYGCRQGYRLSGNPYLSCGRLGRWEVPTLQCDPVSCGKPPPVSNAEIVESDFTYGNKAQYRCKDGYKLVTQTDAVNCQSDGTWSKHSVRCQPIPCSLPTNLTHVVVTGGQLTPVGGIVTISCMPGFYLEGAALSECELFGRWSPSFSSNSCVPVVCEKPLPILHGNIKGENYNYGDMIVYTCLPGFELQGHEVQICQGDRTWSGSPPECVATSCGPPPIVENAVSVPTGESYRSNVTYICNTGMNLIGPQNLTCQADGAWSSPTPTCEAPKGCERPEGLLNGKVQEQSLVSWKALEFSCNKGYTLHGESLVVCMGNGSWSSPFPICTPQSCPPPPRLTGNNVNTTLFLVGQTVPVNCPKGQQVKGRQSQGTAIITCRSDQTWTPIRAVCARVSCGPPLHMANGVVRGAMFQLGDVAVYSCFEGYVMEGTSRSVCLENGTWTPPPSCRAVCWLQCQNGGVCQRPNICSCPEGWMGRLCEEPICILPCLNGGRCVAPYQCECPRGWSGTRCHAAVCSSPCQNGGRCIRPNRCRCIQGWGGPDCSRKRKPGYFHF from the exons ATGGTAACCTCGGAGCAGGTCCGTCTGTCACCTCCTGCCTGTGGAAAAAGAGCAATGCGGAGTGGAGCTGTGTGCAGATTTTCTTGTCGCCGTGGTTATCGTCTCCTGGGTAATCCAGAGGTGCGCTGCCTGCCAAGTGGAGACTGGAGTAACAATATACATAAAGTCACCTGTGCAG ATGCAGAGCCTCCATGGATTCAGTGTCCTGAGAACATTGTCACACAGACCAACAAGCATCAGGGCTCCTCCAATGTCACTCTGAGCGCACCAGTGCTGAGAGATAACTCCGGAGATGAG GTTGTTGTCCAGGTCACACCCATTCTTAGCCCTGCCCAGCCTTTCCCAATTGGCACAGAAGTCATCACGTACACAGCTACTGATCCTGCTGGGAACAAGGCCAACTGCTCCTTCACTGTCACTGTTATCG ATATGGAGCCTCCGTTGATTGACAGGTGCCGGTCTCCGCCCACCATCCAGGCCACAGACACGGAGACGCCTGTCTACTGGGAAGAGCCACAGTTTTCAGACAATTCAG GTGCTCAACTGAACATCTCCAGCACCCACTCGTCTGGTGATCCATTTCCTGCTGGAGAGACTGCAGTGTATTACACCGCCACAGATCCATCCGGCAACAACCGCACTTGTGAGCTCATCATCACAGTGCAAG GTTCCACGTGTGAGCAGCCATACGTGCCCGTCAATGCAAATTTCTCCTGCTTAAAGGAAGAGAAGGGGGTGAATTGCACCCTGGATTGCAAAGAGGGTTACAGTCttacccagaatgcagtgcaCAGCTATTTCTGCCCCAATAATGGCCGATGGGAACCACCACGAGCTCCAGACAGACCAGACTGCTCCC AGAACAGAATAGCCAATAATGGCTTCAAGCCGTTCGAGATGCTGTTCAAAGCATCACACTGCAACGATCCAGACCTGCTGAAGTCCTTCACTGGAGATTTCACTAATATTCTAGGAGATATA GTTCCTAAAATATGCGGCGGAGATGAGGTCAACTGTAAACTGGAAGTGATGACGCAAGGGCAGTGTCTGGAGTACAACTATGATTATCCAAATGGATTTGCCATTG GTCCAGGAGGATGGAGCAGTAATGGTCAGGACTATGCTTACTTTGATAGTGGTTTTTCTCCAGATCATCAGCGCACTCGCCTCCAGCAGGATGGTGTGTTCCACCATACTTCCCAATTGAGGGGTAAACGTCATCGTGAGATCACGGGGCCCACACGTGACCAAAAGATCCAGATATACTTTAATATAACAG CAAGCATCCCACTGCCCCTGTCGAGGAATGACTCGGTGGAAGTAGCCAATCAAAAGCGACTCTTGCGGACACTGGAGTTATTGACCAATCGACTGAAGAGGACGCTGAGCAAACAGCCACTGAGCTCATTTCATGTATCGTCTGAGATGATCGTTGCTGACCCTAAATCTCTGGAGAGTAGGAAGGCCTCTCTGTACTGTCGCCCAGGATCTGTGCTGAAGGGCCGCATGTGCG TGCAGTGTCCAGTGGGGACGTATTTCTCGGTGGACTATGCTGAGTGTGAGAGCTGCAGGAGGGGTTCGTATCAGGACGAGGAAGGCCAGACAGAGTGTAAACTGTGTCCAGATGGTTTCTCCACCCCTTACCTTCACTCCCGAAGCCTGTCCGAGTGCAGAG CACAGTGTAAGCCTGGCAGCTCATCACTCAGTGGGCTGGAGACGTGTGAGTCATGCCCACTGGGTCAGTACCAGCCTGGTTTTGGCTCGCGTAAATGTGATCCCTGTCCTCCGAAAACCTCCACCGTCAACCGAGGAGCTATGGACCAGAGCGAGTGTGGAG tTCCATGCTCTGCAGGTCATTTCTCCCGTACTGGACTGGCTCCCTGTTACCCCTGTCCTCGTGACTACTACCAACCTGAAGAGGGACGATCCTACTGCCTCTCCTGCCCCTTCTATGGCACCACTACAGTCACAGGAGCCAAGACCATCCAACATTGCTCCA CATTTGGCTCTAGTTTCTTGCCTAAGGAGGAAAGTGTAACTACCGCTCCAGAAAGTCCTGTGATAAGAGACTATCAGGCCAGCAGTCAG ATGTTCCACGAGTGCTTCCTCAACCCATGTCAGAACCAAGGCACCTGTGAGGAGGTGGGAGTGGGTTACGTGTGCACGTGTCTCCCAGGGTTCACAG GTGCAAAATGTGAGAGTGACATTAATGAGTGCGACTCTGCTCCGTGTCAGAACGGCGGCCTGTGCAGAGACAGAGTGGGAGGCTTCCAGTGCCAGTGCAAGTCTGGCTTTGTGG GATCACTGTGTGAAGTTGATGTAAACGAGTGCAGCTCTTCTCCCTGTCTGAATGAGGGCGTGTGTGTGGACGATGTGAATCGGTTCAGCTGCAGCTGCACAGATGGATTCACAG GACCTCGCTGTGAACTGGAGATAGATGAGTGTGAGTCCAGACCTTGCCAAAATGGTGGAGTGTGTAAGGACCTGGAGGCTGGGTATTCCTGCTCATGTAATCAGGGTTTCACTGGAGAGAGCTGTGAAGTGAATATTGACGAGTGCTACACCGCCCCCTGTCTGAATGGAGGAGCATGTGTGGATGCTGTTAATGACTTCAG gtgtgattgtgtgagtgGGTTCAGTGGGAAACTGTGCCAGATTGATGAGGACGAGTGCGAGTCTAACCCATGTTTGAATGGTGCCACTTGCAAGGATGAAGTGGGGAGCTACACCTGCCGATGCCCTCCTGGGTTCAACGGAACCAGGTGTGAGACAG AAATGTCTTCCTCCTTCAACCTGGAGTTTGAGGTCTCAGGTATCCACGGTTATGTGATGATGGATGGGACGATGCCAGCACTCACTCAGATCACCTGCACATTCTGGATGAGATCATCAGACACCGTCAACTACGGAACTCCGGTCTCATATGCTGTGGATGGGGGCAGTGACAACGCCTTTCTCCTCATAGACTACAACGG CTGGGTGCTGTACGTGAACGGGAAAGAAAAGATTACAGACTGTCCTGCGGTGAATGACGGCAGGTGGCACCACATTGGCGTGACGTGGAGGAATACAGATGGTGACTGGAGGATTTATATCGATGGAAGCCCTTCTGATGGTGGGAAGGGTCTGTCCATGGGTAGCACCATACCAG GAGGTGGTGCTCTGGTGCTGGGACAGGATCAGGATCAGAGAGGCGAGGGCTTCAACCCAGTTGAGTCCTTTGTTGGTTCTCTCAGCCAGCTCAATATCTGGAATTATGTCCTCTCACCACAGCAG ATGAGGTCACTGGCCAACACTTGTCCTAGTGACCTACAGAGAGGGAACGTGTTTGCCTGGCCTGACTTCCTACATGGTATCACGGGTCGAGTCAAAACCAGCCCGAAGAGCATGTTCTGCGCTG ATTGCCCCCTGCTGCAGGATACTGTACCCAACTTGCGCTCTTCCAGTCCAGCAGTGAAGCCAGGCTCTCAGGTGAAATTCTCCTGCAATCCTGGATATTACCTGGTGGGGGAGCCAGTCCAGAAGTGTCTGAACAGAGGGGCATGGAGCCACGCACAGCCTCTCTGTGAAC GCGTGAACTGTGGCACACCTCCTGCTCTGGTGCATGGTCTGTATCGTGGGGACGATTTCTACGCTGGGAGTTCAGTGCTGTACCAGTGCAAGCCTGGCTTCTACCTGCTTGGTGAGAGCAAAATGCAGTGTGGCAACAACGGCAAATGGTCCGGGAACCTGCCTGCATGTCTGG atatggATGAGTGTGCCTTGGGCTCTGATTGTGATGAGAATGCCAGCTGCCAGAACACAGACGGCTCATACACCTGTACCTGCATTTACCCCTTCACCGGGGACGGGAGGAGCTGCACAG CCCTGTCATGTAGTCCACCTACAGTCCCAAAGCATGGACTCTTGGAGGGAACAAACTTCACATACAGAAGCAAGGTGACTTTCAG TTGTGAGAAAGGTTATATCCTCCAAGGGCCAACAGAGATACAGTGTCAATCTGACCTGACGTGGAATAGAGTTCCACCTAGCTGTCAACCAGTGACCTGCAGCGAGCCCCCTGCTGTGGACAATGCAGACATCAGTCTCAATGGAAAAGTTTACTTGTCAACCTTGACATACACCTGTATTAAAGGATACCG ATTACAGGGCCAAGGGGAGCTGCAATGTGAAGCTTCTGGAAAGTGGACCTCCCCTGCTCCTTTCTGTGCCAGAGTGAACTGTGGGGATCCACCTCCCTTAAAGGATGCAGTTGTCAAAGGAGACAACTTCACTCTGGGCAGTCAGGTGCACCACATCTGCAAAGAAGG ATACACACTACTTGGTAGTGAAACTCAGGAGTGCCTACCAAGTGGTGAATGGAGCCGTGAATTTTCCCAGTGTGTACCTCGCTCATGTGGACCACCACCACCTGTTGACCATGCACATCCTGACACCGGACACAAACTGTTTGGCGACACTGCTATCTACTTTTGTTATGATGGCTACACTGCTGGCAACAACACCAAGTTGTTCTGCAATGCAAAGGGAATTTGGGCACCACCTGAGGGACACAGTATGCCGTACTGCATTGCCACCTTCTGCCAACGCCCACCTGATCTACCTCATGCTATTCTGGACTCCATTTATAAGCCCAAATATGCTAGTAACACAGAGGTCAGCTATAAATGTGAGGAAGGCTTCATGCTCAATACCACAGCAACTCTGAAATGCTTAATGGGAGGAGAGTGGTCACCTTCACCTATGGATATTGGCTGTGTGCCCATCAGATGCTCCAAGCCAGAGAATATTGAGAGGGGTTATGTCAGTGGGACCAACTACAATTTTGGAGCTGTGATTGCATATAGCTGTGATAAGGGATACTACATCCGAGGGGAGAAAAGAAGGACTTGTATGGCTAATGGAGAGTGGGGTGGAGTTTTACCAACTTGCCAACCTATTAGTTGCTCTACTCCTCCTCCACTGATTAATGGTTACATCCAG GACTCCACAATGAAAGCCAACTATGTGTACAATAGTAAGGTGACATATACTTGCAATTCAGGTTATCGCCTCACAGGGAAGGCTGACCGTATATGCATGGCCAACAAGCTATGGTCCAACATCGATCCCCCCATTTGTAAGCTTTTAACCTGCCCACAACCTCCTGCTATCTTGCATGGGTACTATCGTGGCTCCATATTTCAAGTGGGAAGTAAAGTGGAATATGTCTGTGATGAAGGTTATGAACTCAATGGACATGCAATATGGACATGTTTAAAATATGGGAAGTGGGACAAGATCAAAACTCCCCATTGCTCTCCAGTTCAGTGTGTGGAGCCACCATTAGAGGAGAACCATCTAGTATTACGAAGCTTGGATTCAAACTCGGGAACTGTGGAGCTTTCCTGTGAGGATGGTTATGTACTTCATGGAGCAAAAATTCTTCGATGTACTCCATCACAAGAATGGAATGATTCTTTTCCAGTCTGCAAGCAGGTGTCTTGTGGTCCACCACCAGAGGTTTCCTTTGGTGATCCATCATTAGCATCTACCTATTTTGGCAGTGTAGTTACCTACTCTTGCATGGCTGGTTTTACCCTTCAAAAAGAAGCTTCTGTTAGCTGTCAGGCAGATGGACACTGGAGCACCCCACATCCAGAATGCATTCCTGTGGAGTGCCCGCATCCTGAGGAAATATCAAATGGTATAGTGGATGTGCAGGGACTTATGTATCTTAGCACTGCTCTGTACAGCTGCAAGCCTGGTTATGACTTAGTGGGCAACTCAACTGTGATATGTGGTCAGAGTGGCCTCTGGATTGGAGGAGTACCTGCTTGTCATCCCATTGAATGTCCTCCACCCAAAGAGATCCCCAATGGCTTTGCCAAGTTCTCACAACTTCTGTTTAGCAGGTCTGTTACTTACACCTGTCATCGAGGATATAGTCTAGTAGGACCAGAGATTCTTACTTGCCTGGAAAATGGTACATGGGACAAGGAGGTTCCATCCTGCCAACAAATCTACTGCTTGCCTCCCAGCCCAATTGAGAATGGCTTTGTTGAAGGCCGGGATCATAAGTTTGGTGTGACCATCTTCTATAGCTGCTTCCCAGGCTTCTTGCTTGTAGGGCAGAGTCACCTTACCTGTGAGGAACGTGGCTGGTCAAGTTCAGTCCCCACTTGCACTCCAGCAGACTGTGGTCTTCCTCCACACATTGACTTTggtgattattttaaaattcaagATCCCACCACTGAGTTGACTGGTGACAAACCAGTAGACATTCCTTCACCAGCTGACACTAGCTTCCTGCATGGAACCATGGTACAGTATAGCTGCCATGCAGGCTATGAAATGAGTGGTACAGTTGCTTTGGTGTGCCAAGAGGATGGCACATGGAATGGGACAGCTCCTAAGTGTGTACCTGCTAAGTGTGATACACCCCGTGATCCTGAACATGGATCAGCAACTGTAACAGATACTGTACTGGGAAGATTAGTGGAGTACAGCTGTGATGAAGGGTATGAGCTGTATGGGCCAACGGTACAACAGTGTATCTCTGGACATCAGTGGAGTAATGAAGCACCCCAGTGTGTTCCTGTCAACTGTGGTGACCCAGGGGGCATTGCTAATGGTGAAGTGATAGGAAGTTATTTTCACTTCAAAGGAGTGATTCAATATGAGTGCCATGTTGGATTTGTCCTACAAGGTTTGGAAACTAGGACTTGCCAAATGGATGGTAAATGGGATAGCAAAGCACCATGGTGTAAGGCTGTGTCTTGTGGACGTCCTGTGGTCTCAAGTGATGTGTTAATTAAAGGAGATGATTATACATTTGGTAAGCGCCTACTCTTTAGCTGCCACAGTGGATTTATCCTGCACGGGACACACACTAGTGTTTGCCTTGCTAATGGAACTTGGAGTGAAAATGCCCCTAAGTGTCTCCCAGCTAACTGTGGTCGACCCCCTATCATTCAGAATGGCCGTGTCACAGGAACAAATTATGGTTATAATGGCAAAGTGAAATATGAGTGTAATGTGGGTTATACATTGGCAGGAAACCCCACACTCATTTGTGGAGGTGATGGACTGTGGGATGACCCTCCACCACGATGTGACATAGTCACATGTGACCCACCTGAGGACATTAGTCATGGCTTTCTAAATGGCTCAAGTTTTAATTTTGAGGATGTGGTGGAATATGTTTGTTTCCCTGGTTATGAGACAGTTGGCAGTCCAATTCTGCGTTGTGCAGCAGATGGCACTTGGCTTGGGAAAGTACCAGAATGTCGGCTCTGTATATGCAACACACCAGTATTGAGGTTTGGTGCTGTGCTTGGCCGGGATCACACCTGTGGGGCCACTGTGTGGTTCCGCTGTGATGAGGGCTATACGATACTTGGGCCCACTGAGTCTGTGTGTGACAAGGGTGGATTATGGAGTCCGGGGGTTCCCATCTGTAGCAGGGGCAGTTGTCTTACACCTCCTCCTGCAGTACCCAATGCTGTTGTTATAGGTGGTACAGTTGTACCTGATGGAGTCACTTATGGATGCAGACAAGGATACCGTTTAAGTGGCAACCCATATCTCTCTTGTGGAAGGTTGGGTAGGTGGGAAGTGCCTACTCTACAGTGTGATCCTGTGTCTTGTGGAAAGCCCCCTCCTGTTTCAAATGCAGAGATTGTGGAATCTGATTTTACCTATGGCAACAAGGCTCAGTACAG GTGTAAAGACGGGTACAAGTTGGTTACACAGACAGACGCAGTCAACTGTCAGAGTGATGGCACTTGGTCCAAACATAGTGTGAGGTGTCAGCCAATTCCATGCAGCCTTCCCACCAACCTAACCCATGTTGTGGTCACAGGTGGCCAGCTCACACCTGTAGGAGGCATTGTTACAATATCCTGCATGCCAGGATTTTATCTTGAGGGTGCAGCACTATCAGAATGTGAG CTTTTTGGCAGATGGTCTCCATCATTCTCCTCAAACTCATGTGTGCCTGTCGTCTGTGAAAAGCCCCTCCCCATTCTCCATGGTAATATTAAAGGGGAGAACTACAATTATGGGGACATGAttgtgtatacctgtttgccaggGTTTGAACTACAG GGTCACGAAGTTCAGATCTGTCAGGGAGACAGAACATGGAGTGGCAGTCCACCTGAGTGtgttg CGACTTCATGTGGTCCACCACCCATTGTGGAGAATGCTGTTTCTGTGCCAACCGGTGAGTCATACCGGAGTAATGTGACCTATATCTGTAACACTGGGATGAACCTGATTGGCCCACAGAATCTCACGTGTCAGGCTGATGGAGCATGGAGCTCACCTACACCAACATGTGAAG CCCCCAAAGGTTGTGAAAGGCCTGAAGGATTATTAAATGGGAAGGTTCAGGAACAGAGCCTGGTCAGTTGGAAGGCTCTTGAGTTTTCCTGCAATAAGGGCTACACTCTACATGGGGAGTCCCTTGTTGTCTGTATGGGAAATGGTTCTTGGAGCTCACCTTTCCCTATATGTACAC CCCAGTCATGCCCTCCGCCTCCAAGATTGACAGGGAACAATGTCAACACCACCTTATTCCTGGTGGGTCAGACAGTGCCAGTCAACTGTCCTAAAGGTCAGCAGGTCAAAGGGCGTCAGAGCCAAGGAACAGCCATCATAACCTGCAGGAGTGACCAGACCTGGACTCCAATCAGGGCAGTTTGTGCGA